A stretch of the Sulfurimonas sp. HSL3-1 genome encodes the following:
- a CDS encoding DUF2202 domain-containing protein, which produces MKPLVYAFCAGAAALWLGGCGSASGGSATEVTAERGPMLYALVTDASGQQATMLSGGRYRFANDPVYPVTSLGGVIDINRNGMIDAGDLPAPELKLQTPQGLALTLVSSLAHKAQIATMLQNDFNLSETRLYNATPSGDSTIAAISDELYKYCVEHNVSDPSTLTLKIMQSLQAQIAARIGEYGSGEFNATKRERYLVRNELGLQTMTQAEADAMNRQLGEGDGTPLLSELNSTLRGTLAFMWNEEKMAKELYLALHAEWPHREFYNIAMMSESQHQAAIASLLQAYDINITDIDGEHAHYSAEELQAYGSGIFPNAAVQSLYDELYAKGVQSDRDALETGCMVEVTDVNDLNVNIALAAAAEADDLAATFTTLRKGSYNHYWAFDGALKVLGVSEGCCVLGETFCKTPEAYPDTRGGGGA; this is translated from the coding sequence ATGAAACCCCTCGTTTATGCTTTTTGCGCCGGAGCCGCGGCCCTCTGGCTCGGCGGCTGCGGCAGCGCCAGCGGCGGCAGCGCGACCGAGGTCACCGCCGAACGCGGCCCGATGCTCTACGCGCTTGTCACCGATGCCTCGGGACAACAGGCGACGATGCTCTCAGGCGGCCGCTATCGCTTCGCCAATGATCCGGTCTACCCCGTCACCAGCCTGGGGGGTGTCATCGACATCAACCGCAACGGCATGATCGACGCCGGCGACCTCCCCGCGCCGGAACTGAAACTGCAGACGCCGCAGGGACTCGCCCTCACCCTCGTCTCCTCCCTGGCGCACAAGGCTCAGATCGCGACAATGCTGCAGAACGATTTCAACCTGAGCGAAACGCGCCTTTACAATGCGACGCCCTCCGGCGACAGCACCATTGCCGCCATCAGCGACGAGCTCTACAAATACTGTGTCGAGCACAACGTCAGCGACCCCTCCACCCTGACGCTGAAAATCATGCAGAGCCTGCAAGCGCAGATCGCCGCGCGGATCGGAGAGTACGGCTCAGGAGAGTTCAACGCCACGAAGCGCGAACGCTACCTCGTCAGAAACGAGCTCGGGCTGCAGACGATGACCCAGGCCGAAGCCGACGCGATGAACCGACAGCTTGGCGAAGGTGACGGCACGCCGCTGCTCTCCGAGCTCAACAGTACCCTCAGAGGGACGCTGGCGTTTATGTGGAACGAGGAGAAGATGGCCAAAGAGCTCTACCTCGCTTTGCACGCGGAATGGCCGCACAGGGAGTTCTACAATATCGCAATGATGTCCGAGAGCCAGCACCAGGCCGCTATCGCAAGCCTGCTGCAGGCCTACGACATCAATATCACCGATATCGACGGCGAGCATGCGCACTACAGCGCGGAAGAGCTGCAGGCCTACGGTTCAGGCATCTTCCCCAACGCCGCTGTCCAATCCCTCTATGACGAACTCTACGCCAAGGGTGTGCAAAGCGACCGGGACGCCCTGGAGACGGGCTGCATGGTCGAAGTCACCGACGTCAATGACCTTAATGTCAATATCGCTCTGGCAGCGGCGGCGGAGGCCGATGACCTTGCCGCGACCTTTACCACCCTGCGCAAAGGCAGCTACAACCACTACTGGGCCTTTGACGGCGCCCTCAAAGTGCTCGGCGTATCGGAAGGGTGCTGCGTGCTCGGCGAGACCTTCTGCAAAACGCCCGAAGCGTACCCCGATACCCGCGGTGGAGGCGGGGCCTAA
- a CDS encoding LLM class flavin-dependent oxidoreductase, with amino-acid sequence MHIGLFCLAEDYSGDTAQSLHEQLRLVEAAERLGFDEAWFGEHHFNAFSVIPDPALMLAYAAARTKRIRLGTAGFLAPFYHPVRLAESIAVLDNLSDGRINAGFAKGGFAPDTRHFLQHKEELRSIMFETVEAVDLLLQRRGVDFNGDFLQIHNSTVTPRPLQQQLPFYVATFASEATIHFAATHGYGLMMSQGATLRDCVEAQDFYRMIAGHDPEMIVMRVFAVADSDAEAQRAALPAIDHFVKCMRAAQREQPQPGFDAENYEALLRERSAFFDGQAFFDNAILGSPETCIARIDALAGELPNLHLALKPAGRDADTDIAMLERFNAEIRPYFNPGVSL; translated from the coding sequence ATGCACATCGGTTTATTTTGCCTCGCCGAAGACTACAGCGGCGACACGGCGCAGAGCCTGCATGAACAGCTTCGTCTCGTCGAGGCGGCGGAGCGGCTCGGGTTTGACGAGGCGTGGTTCGGCGAACACCATTTCAACGCCTTCAGCGTCATTCCCGATCCGGCGCTGATGCTCGCCTACGCCGCGGCGCGCACGAAGCGCATCCGCCTCGGCACCGCGGGCTTCCTGGCACCCTTCTACCACCCCGTCCGGCTGGCCGAAAGCATCGCCGTGCTCGACAACCTGAGCGACGGCCGCATCAACGCCGGGTTTGCCAAGGGGGGATTCGCCCCGGACACCCGCCACTTCCTGCAGCACAAAGAGGAGCTGCGCAGCATTATGTTCGAGACGGTCGAAGCGGTCGACCTCCTCCTGCAGCGCAGGGGGGTTGATTTCAACGGCGACTTCCTCCAGATTCACAACAGCACGGTGACGCCGAGACCCCTCCAGCAACAGCTCCCCTTTTACGTGGCGACCTTCGCGTCCGAGGCGACGATCCACTTTGCCGCGACGCACGGCTACGGCCTGATGATGTCGCAGGGGGCGACGCTGCGCGACTGCGTCGAGGCGCAGGACTTCTACCGTATGATCGCCGGGCACGACCCGGAGATGATCGTCATGCGCGTCTTTGCCGTCGCGGACAGCGACGCCGAGGCGCAGCGCGCCGCTCTACCGGCCATCGACCACTTCGTCAAATGCATGCGCGCCGCCCAGCGGGAGCAGCCCCAGCCCGGTTTCGACGCCGAAAACTATGAAGCGCTGCTGCGCGAACGGAGCGCCTTTTTCGACGGACAGGCCTTCTTTGACAATGCCATTCTCGGCAGCCCCGAAACCTGCATCGCCCGGATCGATGCCCTGGCCGGCGAACTGCCCAACCTCCATCTCGCCCTGAAACCCGCGGGACGGGATGCCGACACCGATATCGCCATGCTCGAACGCTTCAATGCCGAGATCAGACCCTATTTCAACCCAGGAGTATCTTTATGA
- a CDS encoding TonB-dependent receptor → MTKNPRLSLWLAALFAPALLCAESFELGQVSVTADPLLSEIFNDRVDAEQIDTYDDTTVSEALTRMTGVAFYARGGRAETDIKIRGFDSRRIGVFYDGVPIYVPYDGNMDYTRYLTTNIGAIDVYKGFSSTAFGANTMGGVVNIVSKKPSRPFEGSVFAQGTLDSSGDQAGTMFGGNIGIREPHYYLQLSATGKQRNHTRLPESYDATPVQPEGDRLNSASDDRQVSAKYGYLLENGEIALGYMYQHATKQQPTVTDPVYGREKYWDWPKWDMQSLYAVGKHTLFGGLFKATAYYTEYESKLYSYDDINLTTMNKKFAWKSNYKESTYGLRAEYTVDAAGNRLTLSSNYKHDHHKGYDIDKTTNVSTLGEEFEDTTLSFGLEDSYRFAERFTLVAGVGYDVKSSDHISDPTIDDKKGESAWNPQAAFIAELAPKQTLRLSAARKTYFPSMKERYSYKLGYGVPNGELKPEMTTHSELAYKGVFNDAWIAEAAGFYLVTEDYIQAVYYDTFDGVDRTQNQNIGTFYRSGAELALSYIADTYEAGANATFLKIGSASSDKPIGVPTREYNVFTRVFFAPNLSGLVTLHGQSGAYGQLADSSYEKLGDVQTIDAKVTYLPVASLALTLGVKNMADKLNYYDDGYPEPGREFYGRLTYSF, encoded by the coding sequence ATGACAAAAAACCCACGTCTTTCCCTATGGCTTGCGGCGCTGTTCGCGCCTGCCCTTCTCTGTGCGGAGAGCTTCGAGCTCGGCCAGGTCTCCGTCACCGCCGACCCGCTGCTCTCGGAGATCTTTAACGACCGGGTGGATGCCGAACAGATCGACACCTATGACGACACCACGGTCTCCGAAGCCCTCACCCGTATGACGGGGGTGGCATTCTACGCCCGGGGCGGCCGGGCCGAAACGGACATCAAGATCCGCGGCTTCGATTCGCGCCGCATCGGCGTCTTTTACGACGGCGTCCCCATCTACGTCCCCTACGACGGCAATATGGACTACACCCGCTACCTCACAACCAACATTGGCGCGATCGACGTCTACAAAGGCTTCTCCTCCACGGCCTTCGGTGCCAACACGATGGGCGGGGTCGTCAATATCGTCTCCAAAAAGCCGAGCCGCCCCTTCGAGGGCAGCGTCTTCGCCCAGGGGACGCTCGACAGCAGCGGCGACCAGGCGGGCACCATGTTCGGCGGGAACATCGGCATCCGCGAACCGCACTACTACCTGCAGCTCTCCGCGACGGGCAAACAGCGCAACCACACCCGTCTGCCCGAAAGCTACGACGCGACCCCGGTCCAGCCCGAGGGCGACCGCCTGAACTCCGCCTCGGACGACCGCCAGGTCAGCGCCAAATACGGCTACCTGCTGGAAAACGGCGAAATCGCCCTGGGCTACATGTACCAGCACGCGACCAAGCAGCAGCCGACTGTCACCGACCCCGTCTACGGCCGCGAAAAGTACTGGGACTGGCCGAAATGGGATATGCAGAGCCTCTATGCCGTCGGGAAGCACACCCTGTTCGGCGGACTCTTCAAAGCGACGGCCTACTACACGGAGTACGAAAGCAAGCTCTACTCCTACGACGACATCAACCTGACGACGATGAACAAAAAGTTCGCCTGGAAATCGAACTACAAGGAGTCGACCTACGGCCTCCGGGCGGAGTACACCGTCGATGCAGCCGGTAACCGGCTCACACTCTCCTCGAACTACAAGCATGACCACCATAAAGGGTACGACATCGACAAAACCACCAATGTCAGCACCCTCGGGGAGGAGTTCGAAGATACGACCCTCTCCTTCGGCCTGGAGGACAGCTACCGCTTTGCGGAGCGCTTCACCCTGGTCGCGGGTGTCGGCTACGACGTCAAATCCTCCGACCACATCAGCGACCCGACGATCGACGACAAAAAAGGCGAATCGGCCTGGAACCCGCAGGCGGCCTTCATCGCGGAGCTCGCCCCCAAGCAGACCCTCCGTCTCAGCGCCGCCCGGAAGACCTATTTCCCCTCGATGAAAGAGCGCTACTCCTATAAGCTCGGCTACGGTGTGCCCAACGGCGAACTGAAACCGGAGATGACGACCCACAGCGAACTCGCCTACAAGGGCGTCTTCAACGATGCGTGGATCGCGGAGGCGGCCGGTTTCTACCTGGTGACGGAGGATTACATCCAGGCCGTCTACTACGACACCTTTGACGGCGTCGACCGCACGCAGAACCAGAACATCGGCACCTTCTACCGTTCGGGGGCCGAGCTCGCCCTCTCCTATATCGCGGACACTTACGAAGCGGGGGCGAATGCCACCTTCCTGAAAATCGGCAGCGCCTCTTCCGACAAGCCCATCGGCGTGCCGACGCGCGAATACAATGTCTTCACCCGCGTCTTTTTCGCCCCGAACCTGAGCGGCCTCGTCACCCTCCACGGCCAGAGCGGCGCCTACGGGCAGCTGGCCGACAGCAGCTATGAGAAACTGGGCGACGTACAGACGATCGACGCGAAAGTGACCTACCTGCCGGTCGCCTCCCTCGCCCTCACGCTGGGGGTCAAAAACATGGCGGACAAGCTCAACTATTACGATGACGGCTATCCGGAACCGGGGCGGGAGTTCTACGGCAGACTCACGTACAGCTTCTGA
- a CDS encoding substrate-binding domain-containing protein, producing the protein MRRLFIMLLLSAGLLHAEPAPPLRVAVIGGMTMSGMWQQVAAAFEAAHGIPVNVVVSGPKSELDAYCREHAVDLVTMHASDTITDLAADGLFERLTPWTRNAQMLLGHRSDPAGLTGARNLQEALAKLGASEAPFLLHASGGTFEVFNALRTKQGWRMPPGQLRFTPAKRGFLRETAEMKGYTLYGVIPFLMQKQHHPQILGFYFDDPALMRPYLAAIGSEGQLGAARHARAKALLRFLTSPQAQDIVKDFRIDGHPGYPVFYPITPQPRS; encoded by the coding sequence ATGCGCCGCCTCTTCATTATGCTGCTGCTTTCGGCGGGACTCCTTCACGCGGAACCGGCGCCACCGCTGCGCGTCGCCGTTATCGGCGGGATGACCATGAGCGGCATGTGGCAACAGGTCGCCGCCGCCTTTGAGGCCGCCCATGGCATCCCTGTCAACGTCGTCGTCAGCGGCCCAAAATCGGAGCTTGATGCCTATTGCAGGGAACACGCCGTCGACCTGGTGACGATGCACGCCAGCGACACCATCACCGACCTCGCCGCGGACGGCCTCTTCGAGCGGCTCACCCCCTGGACGCGCAACGCGCAGATGCTCCTGGGCCACCGCAGCGACCCCGCCGGGCTCACCGGTGCCAGGAACCTGCAAGAGGCGCTGGCGAAGCTCGGTGCCTCGGAGGCCCCCTTCCTCCTCCATGCGAGCGGCGGCACCTTCGAAGTGTTCAACGCGCTGCGCACGAAACAGGGGTGGCGCATGCCGCCGGGGCAGCTCCGTTTTACCCCCGCCAAACGCGGCTTCCTCCGTGAAACGGCGGAGATGAAGGGGTATACGCTTTACGGCGTCATCCCCTTTTTGATGCAAAAACAGCACCACCCGCAGATCCTGGGCTTCTATTTTGACGACCCCGCCCTTATGCGCCCCTACCTGGCGGCCATCGGCAGCGAAGGGCAGCTTGGCGCCGCCCGTCACGCCCGTGCCAAGGCCCTGCTGCGTTTTCTGACGTCGCCGCAGGCGCAGGACATCGTGAAGGATTTCCGCATCGACGGCCACCCGGGCTACCCGGTTTTTTACCCCATCACCCCCCAACCAAGGAGTTAA
- a CDS encoding class I SAM-dependent methyltransferase, whose product MFLDPIDFAGMYKAHKLATDFKGKSADEWNAKAADMAPRMVNSPYVDTFLSKMELDPDDVVLDIGCGPGTLALALAKKVKKVIAVDYAEQMLEQLRLYAEREGITNIETYQLSWEDDWSALPEADIAVASRSLEVSDIETALSKMTRHAAKACYLTYKAGGSYVDLEILEFIGRQITPKPDFWYIPLILYQKGLLPRIDYIETEQGSINSGSAEAFVTSLRWSLGSLTGDEEEKAHHYYDKVVSKTNRHPRPFNWAFVAWETAR is encoded by the coding sequence ATGTTTTTAGACCCCATCGATTTCGCCGGGATGTACAAGGCCCACAAACTCGCTACCGACTTCAAAGGCAAAAGTGCGGACGAATGGAACGCCAAGGCCGCGGACATGGCGCCGCGCATGGTCAACAGCCCCTACGTCGACACCTTCCTCTCCAAGATGGAACTGGACCCCGACGACGTCGTACTCGATATCGGCTGCGGCCCGGGCACCCTGGCCCTCGCCCTGGCCAAAAAGGTCAAGAAGGTCATCGCCGTTGACTACGCCGAACAGATGCTCGAACAGCTGCGCCTCTACGCCGAACGCGAAGGGATCACCAACATCGAGACGTACCAACTGAGCTGGGAAGATGACTGGAGCGCGCTGCCCGAGGCTGACATCGCCGTCGCGTCGCGCAGCCTGGAAGTCAGCGACATCGAAACTGCCCTCTCAAAAATGACGCGCCACGCCGCAAAGGCCTGCTACCTCACCTACAAGGCCGGCGGCAGCTACGTCGATCTGGAGATCCTCGAGTTCATCGGCAGGCAGATCACCCCGAAGCCCGATTTCTGGTATATTCCGCTGATCCTCTACCAAAAAGGGCTGCTGCCGCGCATCGACTACATCGAGACCGAACAGGGCAGCATCAACAGCGGCAGCGCCGAGGCCTTCGTCACCTCCCTGCGCTGGAGCCTCGGCAGCCTCACCGGCGACGAGGAGGAGAAGGCGCACCACTACTACGACAAGGTCGTCTCCAAAACCAACCGGCACCCCCGCCCTTTCAACTGGGCCTTCGTGGCCTGGGAGACGGCGCGCTGA